The nucleotide window cctccaccaccaccacgctgttgtgctgctgctggatggagtcttcctcaacctctccctctcttcttgctggatcaaggcatgggagacgtcaccgggttgtacgtgtgttgaacgcggaggtgccgtccgttcggcactaggatctccggtggtttggatcatgacgagtacgactcctttaaccccgttctcttgaacgcttccgcttagcgatctacaagggtatgtagatgcactctccttcccttcgttgctggtttctccatagatagatcttggtgacacgtaggaaaattttgaatttctgctacgttacccaacaaaCAGAATTATATATTCCGGGTACTGAAAGCACAGGTGTTCAATTACATCACACAAAAGCATAGAAAGTAGTATTACATTCATCCATACACACGGAATGATAGCAAGTTCCAAACACATAAATAAAAAGAGCACACCAAGGCACAAACAATACGATGTACGCTGACATATCTCAATCCATCACTCTCGCTGCATAAAAGCAAGGACACAAGGTCTTCACTTACCAGAGTTGGGTGGCGGAGCCCAAGCAACCGGTTGCGCCTTGGTAACTTTCACCACTGCCTTGCCCTTCGAGCCAGCATCAATAGGAGTTGCGAGCCCTAGAACGGCGATAGGGCCAGTAGCTGGTGCTGCAGGTGGTACTTGAGCCGATGGCGCCGCCGGAGGTGCTTCTGATGCTGCAGATGGTACTTGAGCCGATGGCGCCGCCGCAGGTGCTTCTGATGCTGTAGGTGGTACTTGAGCAGATGGCGCCGCCGCAGGTGCTTCTGGTGCTGCAGATGGTACTTGAACAGATGGCACCGCCGCCGATGCTTGTGGTGCTGCAGGTGGTACTTGAGCCAATGTTGGTGCAGCTTGAGCCATTGGAGTTGCTTCAGTAGATGGTGGCACTTGTGGACTCGCACCAAAGATGGCATCAAGCCCAATAGAGCAGCTGGGTGGCGTAAAATTACCATCGTATTCTCCAGCTCCAGGGGTGCTCGACTCCAATGTAGGGTCAGCTACTGCTTCAAACACCACAAGTAACACACAAATAAGGAAAAAATGCATCAGGAAAACATGTAGAGGACATTGTATTTGTTAGTGCCAAAACATTAACTTGAGTTATCAAGGATTAAACAGACAAGTTATCAACATAAGAAAGTTAAGTTACCAACCTGTGCCAACAGGATTATGGGCATCATTCTCTTGACCTCCAGCTGTAGCCGTATCAATAGGCATATTGACTGGGGTACCTCCCACAACTTTCTCAGTGTCACGAACGGCTACAGCGGAAAAAGATTCAACACATCGTCAACATAAAACATCATAAAatacaagaaacaaaaaaacaaaggCGATGGCTAACAAAAATACCTTCACCTCCATCATGCACTATATTTGGGACGACTTTATTTTCACATTCAACAGCCACAACCACGCTGGCGATATCTTCAACAACAGCAGTAACAGTTGCCGCTGCAGCAAGCTGAAAAACAGCATCATCAGAAACACCAGCCGATGTCGCCGCAACAGCATCAGATGCGCCCTTGCTAGATCCTGCTGCTTTTTCAGACGGAGATGTCGCCGTGGGTGATTCATCAAGATGGATAACTTCTATTTTCTCCGATGACGTTGTCTGCGACAATGTTGCCCTTAGTCGTGGAGAGGATCTGGTCTTGGCGAATTTCACCTTTTTCACAACAGTTTTATCTTTTGAATGACTGTTGTCAAACCTAAGTTACCACATGTTTCAAACAAAAAAAGATGTCACATACTTCATGTATAAGTAGCATCCAAGGAAAATATTACAGAGTTATCAAGGACTATAAATATAAAGTTATCAAATGATATGAACAAAAAAACCAACAATTAGTTTTGAATAACTGCAAACTAGAAAGGTATGTGAACACCTTTTTCCTGATACACTTGGTGAACCCTTTGCAGCAGCAACTTGTTTCATAGGTGCATTGAATGAAAAAATAATCAAATGTTACAAGCACATACACCTATAAAGATTGGTAACTCTAAATAATCAGGGGGGCAAAGTTGAGTTATCAATGTCCATCAAAATAAGTTATCAGACAACAATAACAAAATAACCATCTTGCTGGTATGTGTAAAACAAAAATATAGTTTCAATGCACATGAGAACAGTATAGAAAATCAGAAAAGAACTACTGAACATGAACGAAAGTAAGAATGTGAATACCTTTTCACTGGTTCAATCCCTGAATCCTTAGCAGCAACAGATTGTTTGCCGGGTGCCCTGCAAAGGAAAAAAAGCAAGTTAATTACCAGCATGAAATTACCTAAACTACCTTACTCAAACAACTGTATTTACCATGTTGTTTCAGGCACATAATTGATAAAAAAGACCATGGAAATAATCATTCACCTGCGTGGGGCCTCCTTCCGCACGGTGGATAGTGGGACGGATACACTGGTTCCCTTTTCAGCCACAGGTATACCAAGCTCCTGGACCACAACTTTCTTCACATCTAAATGAATCTCCGATGCTGACAGTGCAATTGGTGAAGACGGCCTTTGCGATGGGCTGGGAGGCACAACTGGTGAAGTTGGACGGGGGGTGATGGCACAGTTGGTGAAGCTGAACGGGAGGGTGATAGCAGCCTCAGTTTCTTGCGCCTCTGATAAGCCAAATTTTTCACAAGCTGAGTACCACACCGCTTGACAGAAGATTCAGTGGCCGCCTCAGCTTGCGTATCTGTCAGACCTTGCTGGCTAAGCCCTCCATCACCTGATTCAACGGATGCTGCATGAGATGTGCGAGTGAGTATGATCTGAGACTCATTGAGGTTATCATCGACAGGGCGGACAGGCGTGTCTTCAACATTTGCTCCTGTGCCATCATGAGCTTTGATAGTTGCACCATCTAGATGTGTGGTGTCATCATCAGCTGGACCGCTGCCCGTATCTACATCCACGGTACCACTTCCCGAAGCAACAAAAGGATCTTTACTGCGACGACGAACAACTCGATAGTCCATATCATCATCGGAGTCAGCGTCAGAATCAGAATCATTGCCTCCGTGATACTCGTCATCACTGTCAGAATCTTCAGTAACATTCTTTCCAGGGCTTTCTGGCCGCCTGCCTTGCGATGAGCGCGTAGTCCTTGACGTCGTACGGGCGGCAGAAGAGAGAACGTTCAATCCAGCATCTAGCTGACGGGATGCATCTGAATGGCCCTCATCATCTAAAGCGGTGAATGATTGCACAAGATTGCCTATGATGCCAGCCATGGCGGACATGAACCGAGCAACTATTTGAGTTGATTTGGAAAATTTCTGTTCagcataaaaatacaaaaaaatagaAATAACTAGTAAGTTATCACCAAAATGCAACAAAAGTTATAGTGAGTTAATAAAAAAGCACACACAAAAGAACAATACCAAAAACAAATGTGTGGTGTCGTTGCAGTAAACAAATGAATGTATTCATGATTTAGCAAAAAATGAGTCACCATGAAAATGAAGATCAATATACGAGAAAGCTAAAACAACACAGTTAGATATCAGCAAAAAAAATTAAGTTATCTAAGAATCATAACAAGAAATGCAACCAAAGTTATCATGATATCAAGTTATCACAGGAATGCAACAAAGTTATCAAGGCATTACACTAAGAATTATCACATGGTTGCATCATAATTATTATCCTTTATAGAGGATATGACACATTGGAAACAAACAAATTAGTAAAGAGTGTCAAGTTGGCATCAAAAGAGGGTCACCACATTTAGTGCAACAAATAAGTTATCAGCCAATGAAAGAACATAAAACAGCAGAAAAAATCAAGAAACTAGGTTACATGCTCACCTCCTGACTGCAGCTTGGGGCAGTATGAACACGCATAAACTTGTCAAGACCTTCCAGACCACCAAACAGACAGAAATTCATGCCAAACTCAGGCTTCAACTGGAAAAAAATGTAGCGACATGTCAGATAAGTAACAACAAAAAACAATGAAAAGAAAATGCAGTTGCAAAGCAGTGTGTGAACTGAAAAACATAGATATAGATTATCGGTAGTTTCCCGAAAGAAACTTTGTCAGCCTGAGCATCCTTGTTGAGGACAAGAGTTATCAGCTTCTTTGTCCAGACATTGATGGGAAAAGGACCATCAGGCAATACGATGCCAAGTCCAGAAAGATCAATCGCATGAATGTACAGTAGCTGACAAGAAAAATACAAGCGTCATGGTAAACACAAACAAAAATCAGACACAATATGACAAAGAAATGACAAATGACAAAAGAGAAGGTAAGAGGAAAGCATCGTCACTTACATTGTAGAAGAGAAGGCAACCCCTGGTAGGCTTGCGTTTCAGCGGCGCCTTGTGTAGTTCATCAGCAATAAATTTGGACCAATTGAGGTTTTTAATACCATCGATGTCCCGCTGCAAGTTAAAAAACAAAAAGAAACTGAAGTTCACCGAATGCACCACAAAAAAATATGAAAGTTACCACACTGACATATAGTAAAGTTATCAGGCACACAATAAAGAAAATGACATGATTACAAAAAAACTTACCAGCACAGCATACCATCGGGGGCTAATTTTGTTGGAGGTGGTAGGGGCAATGACTGTATTCCCCGCAAGCAGAAGCCACATACGCTTGAAAGTATCATCAGAATTTTTAGAACCCTTTATGAGATCAACGAGATCAGTCATTTTAGGGGCATATCCAAGCTCGCCAAACTACTCAAGCCCTAACTCAATATCAGTTTCAGTAGGGAGGTTGTAAGGGACATCCTTCCCTCCACGCGGCACGCCCATAACACGATGCACATATTCCTCATTGACCGGAAGCCTGCCTCGGCCTGGTACGACCACCTCATGCGAATTGGGTTCGTAGAGATCAGCAAGCCACACACTGAGATTGTTGAATAGATGGTCACACTGGATATTCCGAAGGCTAGTTAAATCCATATCATCAATGGCAGCCTTCCTGTCATCATTCATGTCCTTGCATGCTAGAAGAAGCGAACTGGGTGAGGCTCTGTTCCGCGGAGGAGGGCGTTTCGCCTTTTTCGAAGGAACCTCATCGATTCCGTCACCATCTCCTTTGCGCTTCCTCGGCATTGTCTCCCTGACACATAGGAAAAAAAGCGAATGAAACCATTAGATGACTTTGAAACACTGATAACACATTTAACTGCAACATTTATAAAACTGGTGTTTGACAAAGCAATAATACAGTTGATaaaagaaaacaagcaaactgCAATTGATTCATCACACCTGCTAAAAAAATTTAAAACAGATGACACAGGTATACAAAAGCATGTGTGACTGATAATTAAGGCACAATGCAATTGGCAAGTTACAACCAAATTACCACTGATAAAAAATAGCATTCACACATGTTCATTAATAAAACAACCAGACAAATGAATGAGAAATGAGCATTGTGCTGCATGTAGTTAGACTAGAAAACTACTGGTAACTACAGTAACATGACAGTGGTAAGTGTAATACAATCATCATGATAATTTAACCATAACAAAGACACCACCGATAAATAGCAGTGTTTCAGCATCTGGTAATTTGAGTGCAATGTCATTGGCAAGTTCAATATAAACATCATGATATTTGAACATAACAAGAGATCACAAGAAAATCAAGCATTGTAAACTACTGATAACTACAGTAACATGACAGTGGTAAGTGTAATACAATCATCATGATAATTTAACAATAACAAGACACCACCGATAAATAGCAGTGATTCAGCATCTGGTAATTTAAGTGCAAATGTCATTGGCAAGTTCAATATAAACATCATGATATTTGAACATAACAAGACATCACAAGAAAATCAAGCATTGTAAACATGCTAATTGGAGCACCACAAAGCCTAATCAATAGACACACCGCATCAAACAAAAACCAACATAAAACAACATTATGTGAAAAAACTTAGGATTACTTTTCAAATACTCAGCCACTGATGCACAACTTGAAATCCATAAACACCAAACACTATTGGATGTCCTAAACATCCACATCCACAACACTAACACCAGACCAAAATCCTTATTAGAACCGACCACGCTTGCCACCACTAACACCTATCCACACCCACGCTTACCACAAATTAAACGAGATGTCCGGGCCATATTGAACTAGAAATAGAAGGCGACCTAATCTAACCTAATAGCAACAACAACGGCCAGAATCGAAGGATCCGAGCACCAAAAATCAAGGGCGAAGCATGAAGGCGGAGCAACAGGAAATACAGAGCGGGGCAGGTGTGTGGGTGGGGGGAGGGGGGATGCGCTTCTCAACGCCGACTCAGAAACTAGAAGCCGGCCTTAATCTAACCTAATGGGAACAACAAACCACCGGATTCGAAGGCTCCGTGCACCCTAAATCAATGGCGGACCGGCGGCAGAGCAAAACAGGAAGGAAATAGAGGTGGGGAATGCGTTCCTCACCGCAGATTCAGACGCCGTCCGCCGCGAACCGGAACGCGCCACCACCAGGAACCGTCACGGAtgagggggagggggagcgagagGGGACTGGAATGAAAACCGCAGCAGCAGAGGAGGAAGAAATAAATGCGggcgaggagggagagggggcgaGTGGGGATCGTGCGCATTGGGCGAGACGGGCGGTTTCGGACGGGCCCACCTGTCATCGACTGAGCACAGGCGTAACGGCTAGCGCCACGCGCGCTGCGCGCAACAGGGACGACGCGGGGCGTTGGATGCGGATCGAACGGCTATCGCTTCGTACGCGCCTGTTGCAAACCACCAGTCGACTGGTGGATAGATTTCTCGTTTTCTATAATCTCATTGCTAATCTCTTCTATCCAAACAACCACTAAGCGCCAGTCCAAGCACCCAGGCCTTCCTAGCTCGTTCTCCTCTTGCAGCCTGGCCCAGTTGCTGCAGTCTACCAAACACGTCGGGTCTGATGCATCATGCATTTTGTAGATAGACGGGAGAGATATGTGTGAAGTGAGGAGTGAATTTatcaccaccatcaccaactctAATTTACAAGGCATAGTAGAGATTTGTTTTAGTGTAGGTATAATAGAGATAGTAGAGATGACGCCCAATCTTAAGTTTGTTGAGTAGAGATAGAGAAGTACTTCCAACGTTTTTTTCCTCTGTGATGAAGTACATCCAAATCCAACTTCATTAACCGCTCAAAGAACAGTCTAGTACTGCCACATATTGACACCTTTCTTGTCGACGGACCGAACTTCTTTGTTCAGTGCATCGTTTGCTAATAGAATAACCAAACGGATCCTAACGAAGGAAGCTCGTCAGGCGACGGGGACACTGGTTTTTCCCGTCCTACGGCCGGCGACCCTGACGACGACGGGGCTCCTgacgcggtggcggcggcgcccGGCGCCGTCCGACCACACGATCTGCCCGAACACGTACTCGCCGGGCAAGAAACGCCCCGTCCTGGCCCTGAACGTCACGGCGAACTCCTTCTCCTCCCCGGCCGCGGCGAACTCCAGCCGGCTCGGGCGCACGGTCACGGACACGCCGCGCGGCGCGCGGACCCGCACGTCGTACGCCGCCGGCGCCGCGCCCACGTTCCGCACCCGCCTCGTGACGGTGCGCGGCTCGCCGGAGGCGGACATGTGGGGCACCGTGACGGACGGGTAGTTGAGGTCCTCCGGCCTCCGCGGCGTCGCCGGGCAGGCGCGCGGGCCGCCCATGAACGTGCCGATCACGGTGGAGTTGTAGCCCAGCGCGCAGAGGAAGTGGAGGTAGTCCGTGGCGTTGGTGTCGTAGACGAGGCCCGGGTCGGCGGCGCGGTTGGGCTGCACGTGGCCGGCGCCGTAGGCGAAGGGCGTGGCGCGCAGGAACGACGAGTTGCTCATCGGCCTCCGCGTGTTGTCCTGCACCCTGGCTGCACAAGGCCAAAACGACGACAACTCTTTTTGTCAGCGCGCGGCAGCAGCAAGAGATTGGTCTGAAATGTCACGTTAATTTGTACCGGTGGTCATGATGGCGGACTTGATGGCGGCGGGGCTCCAGTCGGGGTGGAGGGCCTTGAGGAGGCCGGCGATGCCGGCGACGTGCGGACAGGACATGGAGGTGCCGGACTCGGAGTTGAAGAGGACGCGGCGGCTGTCGAAGGTGAGGCCGGTCGGGCCGGCCAGGCCGGTGAACGCCGCCAGGATGCTCACCCCCGGCGCGGTGATGTCGGGCTGCGACACATATGGTAAGATGCTCAGCATGGTTGTGATGTTACTAGACGATTATTAAGGCACGAGCGAGTTGGTGAGAGAAAAGCCGGACGGACCTTGAGGATCTGGGGAGTGACCGTGTTTGGGCCCTGAGAGGAGAAGGCGGCCATGAACGGCGCCGGCTTCGTCTCCAGCGCGGTGTTTGGCAGGGTGATGTAGCCCGACGCAGACCTGCATGACATTTTGATGTTGTGGATTCAAAAAATGGTCGAGCAAAAAAACGATTGGCCCATACAGGTCTCGAACCTGTGACCTTCGCGTTATTAGCACGACGCTCTAACCAGCTGAGCTAATAGGCCCTGTTGGTAGTGACGTCGAAACAATTATAACATATCTGAGATCATACCTGGTTGAATTCAAGTAGGCGAGCAGCGCGACTCCGTCAGAGTAGGTGATGTGGGTGGCCGGGAGCACGTGCGCGTCGGCGATCATCTCGTTCCCGGTGGCCTCGTCGTTCGCCAGCACCAGCCCGACCCCGCCGGCACGATGCACCGCCTCGCCTTTCTCCACTCGCGCGTTCTTCCCTCGCATGCACACCACGATCTTCCCCCTCACTTTCTTCTTGTCCAGCGACCCCTCGATGCACAATTGCCTGCAATGATAACATAACATGGTTACAGTTTCATCTCTGACAAATCATTGCAAGTAAATTTCAGCAGCAATTTGATCGTGTTTTCTTACGCTTGGGCCACTGTTGCATCTTCTGCCTTGGCTTCTACAGAGCTGATCAGCCGGTAATGCTTGTTGGCAGGCAGGGGCACCGGCGACAGGCTCTGTCCCTGAGCAAAAGATAAAGTGTTACATTACCACGGGAGAGATGGACACATAGCAGACTCGACTGAAGATAACTCGGGCAGAAGCAACATACTTTGATCTGCTTCTTGTTGCCGAGGACCAGGTACGCCGGGAACTCGCGGTCCATGGTGCTGGCCCCGACGGTGACGAGCCACGGCGCGGTGTTCGACACCGTGCCGGCCCCGGGCCCGGAGTTCCCCGCCGAGGAGACCACGGTGACGCCGTTCCTGACGGCGTGGAACGACCCGATGGCGACGCCGTCCCTGAAGTACTCCGTGGGCGCGCCGCCGAGGGAGACGGAGAGGACGTCCACGCCGTCGTGGATGGCGGCGTCGAAGGCGGCGATGATGTCGGCGTCGAAGCACTCGCTGCCGTTGACGGGGCGCCAGCACACCTTGTACGCCGCGACGCGCGCGCCGGGGGCGCCGCCCTTGGCCGTGCCGTTGCCGTAGCCGAACAGGTTGGCGCCCGGCACGAAGCGGCCCGCGGCGGTGGACAGCGTGTGCGTGCCGTGGCCGTCGCTGTCCCGCGTGCTGGCCGGGCTCGGGCTCGCGCCCGCGCCCGCCCGCCCCACCGTCGCCGCGTACCCCTTGTTGAAGTACCGCGCGCCGATCAGCTTCCTGCATGCGGCGCGCGCGCTCATCACAATCACAATC belongs to Triticum urartu cultivar G1812 chromosome 7, Tu2.1, whole genome shotgun sequence and includes:
- the LOC125524700 gene encoding subtilisin-like protease SBT5.3 isoform X2; this encodes MKTRHIPSQVPIASQRPKNRPRPRIHPQSPLDNNNHPVLSAPSEKEMRGSMRSSVKKRSPRAPPPLAPVLLLVCGLALLQRPASAEIKSYVVYLGCHSHGREGAALASNQERAKNSHYQFLGSVLGSEEKAQDAIFYSYTRYINGFAATLEEEDAMQISKHPSVVSVFPNRGHKLHTTRSWEFLGMEKDGRVRPDSIWAKARYGDGVIIGNLDTGVWPEAGSFSDDGMGPVPARWRGVCHDQSSSDDAQVRCNRKLIGARYFNKGYAATVGRAGAGASPSPASTRDSDGHGTHTLSTAAGRFVPGANLFGYGNGTAKGGAPGARVAAYKVCWRPVNGSECFDADIIAAFDAAIHDGVDVLSVSLGGAPTEYFRDGVAIGSFHAVRNGVTVVSSAGNSGPGAGTVSNTAPWLVTVGASTMDREFPAYLVLGNKKQIKGQSLSPVPLPANKHYRLISSVEAKAEDATVAQAQLCIEGSLDKKKVRGKIVVCMRGKNARVEKGEAVHRAGGVGLVLANDEATGNEMIADAHVLPATHITYSDGVALLAYLNSTRSASGYITLPNTALETKPAPFMAAFSSQGPNTVTPQILKPDITAPGVSILAAFTGLAGPTGLTFDSRRVLFNSESGTSMSCPHVAGIAGLLKALHPDWSPAAINQGAGQHAEADEQLVVPARHALRLRRRPRAAQPRRRPGPRLRHQRHGLPPLPLRAGLQLHRDRHVHGRPARLPGDAAEAGGPQLPVRHGAPHVRLRRAAHRHEAGAERGRGAGGVRRAGPRAARRVRDRAPEPAGVRRGRGGEGVRRDVQGQDGAFLARRVRVRADRVVGRRRAPPPPRQEPRRRQGRRP
- the LOC125524700 gene encoding subtilisin-like protease SBT5.3 isoform X1, producing the protein MKTRHIPSQVPIASQRPKNRPRPRIHPQSPLDNNNHPVLSAPSEKEMRGSMRSSVKKRSPRAPPPLAPVLLLVCGLALLQRPASAEIKSYVVYLGCHSHGREGAALASNQERAKNSHYQFLGSVLGSEEKAQDAIFYSYTRYINGFAATLEEEDAMQISKHPSVVSVFPNRGHKLHTTRSWEFLGMEKDGRVRPDSIWAKARYGDGVIIGNLDTGVWPEAGSFSDDGMGPVPARWRGVCHDQSSSDDAQVRCNRKLIGARYFNKGYAATVGRAGAGASPSPASTRDSDGHGTHTLSTAAGRFVPGANLFGYGNGTAKGGAPGARVAAYKVCWRPVNGSECFDADIIAAFDAAIHDGVDVLSVSLGGAPTEYFRDGVAIGSFHAVRNGVTVVSSAGNSGPGAGTVSNTAPWLVTVGASTMDREFPAYLVLGNKKQIKGQSLSPVPLPANKHYRLISSVEAKAEDATVAQAQLCIEGSLDKKKVRGKIVVCMRGKNARVEKGEAVHRAGGVGLVLANDEATGNEMIADAHVLPATHITYSDGVALLAYLNSTRSASGYITLPNTALETKPAPFMAAFSSQGPNTVTPQILKPDITAPGVSILAAFTGLAGPTGLTFDSRRVLFNSESGTSMSCPHVAGIAGLLKALHPDWSPAAIKSAIMTTARVQDNTRRPMSNSSFLRATPFAYGAGHVQPNRAADPGLVYDTNATDYLHFLCALGYNSTVIGTFMGGPRACPATPRRPEDLNYPSVTVPHMSASGEPRTVTRRVRNVGAAPAAYDVRVRAPRGVSVTVRPSRLEFAAAGEEKEFAVTFRARTGRFLPGEYVFGQIVWSDGAGRRRHRVRSPVVVRVAGRRTGKTSVPVA